The following coding sequences lie in one Glycine max cultivar Williams 82 chromosome 19, Glycine_max_v4.0, whole genome shotgun sequence genomic window:
- the LOC100799183 gene encoding probable inactive leucine-rich repeat receptor-like protein kinase At3g03770, with protein MRHFCYLYLVVLSWFLFIPNTHELQAAQTQALFQLRVYLEYPSSLQIWENYNWDLCSISPSANLSIKCEDDEVTELKIMGEKSEKPPMFNGFADPNQTLSMNFSIDSFFTTLTRLTSLRVLSLVSLGIWGPLPDKIHRFSSLQVLDLSSNFIFGAIPQKLSTMVKLHALTLDDNYFNTTMPDWFDSLSNLNILSVKSNGLKGSFPSSLCKIKTLEVISLSHNELSGELPDLGSLTGLHVLDLRENHLESELPLFPKSVVTVLLSNNSFSGDIPKQFGELDQLQHLDLSSNHLSKTPPSTLFSSPKISYLNLANNVLSGALQDKLSCGGKLGFVDISSNKLSGGLPSCLANTTDGRVVRYAGNCLSLNSQNQNSGSYCRESSSGWKNLKKWKVAAAMAIIVGLVLVVLVSGVFLWKKYHSRKKTGQEVLLKIVHDNSTTGVPSEILANARFISQTVKLGTQTTSTCRHFSIEELKEATKNFDLSTYIGQGSIGKLFKGKLENGSYVAIRSLALSKKCSIQNLRAKLDLLSKLQHPNLVSLLGHCIDGGGQDDPNSHKLHLVYEYVPNGNYRTHLSEFSVDKALKWSDRLTILIGIAKAVHFLHTGVIPGCFSNQLKTKNVLLDEHRIPKLSDYGMSIITEEIENFEAKGEKPKPCPRTKADDDVYNFGFILFESLVGPIACDKGETFFLNEKASFGSQDGRRKIVDPIVLTTCSQESLSIAISITTKCISPESSFRPSFEDVLWNLQYAAQVQATTDADHKSD; from the exons ATGAGACATTTCTGTTACCTTTATCTTGTGGTTCTTTCATGGTTTTTGTTCATCCCCAACACTCATGAATTACAAGCAGCTCAGACTCAAGCCTTGTTCCAGTTAAGAGTTTATCTAGAGTACCCTTCTTCTCTTCAAATTTGGGAAAATTACAATTGGGACCTATGCAGTATTTCTCCCTCTGCAAATCTGAGCATTAAATGTGAGGATGATGAGGTAACTGAGCTTAAAATTATGGGAGAAAAGTCTGAGAAGCCGCCAATGTTCAATGGATTTGCAGATCCTAATCAGACACTATCCATGAATTTTTCCATTGATTCCTTTTTCACCACTCTGACAAGGTTGACCAGCTTAAGGGTTCTTAGCTTGGTGTCCTTGGGGATTTGGGGGCCACTTCCTGATAAGATTCACCGTTTCTCTTCTCTTCAAGTTTTGGACTTGAGCTCCAATTTCATATTTGGAGCCATCCCACAAAAATTATCCACAATGGTAAAGCTTCATGCACTGACCCTTGATGACAATTATTTTAACACCACTATGCCTGATTGGTTTGATTCCTTGTCTAATCTAAATATCTTGAGTGTGAAGAGCAATGGTTTAAAGGGTTCATTCCCCTCCTCACTATGCAAAATTAAGACACTTGAAGTGATTTCCTTGTCCCACAATGAGCTGTCTGGGGAATTACCTGATCTGGGTTCTCTCACTGGTCTACATGTTCTGGATTTAAGAGAAAACCATTTAGAATCTGAACTACCGTTGTTTCCTAAATCAGTGGTCACAGTTTTGCTTAGCAATAACTCATTCTCAGGAGATATACCTAAGCAGTTTGGTGAATTAGATCAGCTTCAACATCTAGATCTGTCTTCAAATCACCTCAGTAAGACACCGCCATCTACCTTGTTTTCTTCGCCcaaaataagttatttgaatCTGGCAAACAATGTGCTAAGTGGGGCCCTCCAAGACAAACTTAGCTGTGGGGGCAAACTTGGGTTTGTGGACATTTCTAGTAACAAGTTAAGTGGTGGACTTCCTTCTTGCTTGGCCAATACTACTGATGGTAGAGTTGTCAGATATGCTGGAAACTGTTTATCTCTGAATTCTCAGAACCAAAATAGTGGGTCTTATTGTAGAGAATCTAGCTCTGGATGGAAGAACTTGAAGAAATGGAAAGTAGCTGCAGCAATGGCCATCATTGTTGGACTTGTTCTTGTGGTTTTGGTGTCTGGAGTCTTCTTATGGAAAAAATATCATTCCAGAAAGAAAACTGGGCAGGAAGTGTTGCTAAAAATTGTTCACGATAACTCCACAACTGGGGTTCCATCTGAGATCCTTGCAAATGCTA GATTTATTTCTCAAACAGTGAAGCTAGGGACACAAACTACTTCAACCTGTCGACATTTTTCGATAGAGGAATTGAAGGAAGCCACAAAAAACTTTGACTTGTCAACTTATATTGGTCAAGGCTCCATAGGGAAG CTGTTCAAAGGTAAACTAGAGAATGGATCCTACGTGGCGATACGATCTTTGGCTCTGTCAAAGAAATGCTCTATTCAAAATCTTAGAGCTAAATTGGATTTACTCTCAAAGCTTCAACATCCAAATTTGGTTAGCCTTTTGGGCCATTGTATTGATGGTGGTGGACAAGATGATCCCAATTCCCACAAGCTTCATCTTGTATATGAGTATGTGCCAAATGGGAATTATCGTACACATCTCTCAG AATTTTCTGTAGATAAGGCACTTAAGTGGTCTGATAGATTGACAATTTTAATTGGAATTGCAAAGGCAGTGCATTTCTTACATACTGGTGTTATACCTGGCTGTTTTAGTAACCAACTAAAGACAAAGAATGTCTTACTTGATGAACACCGCATTCCAAAACTGAGTGACTATGGTATGTCCATCATCAcagaagaaattgaaaattttgag GCAAAGGGTGAGAAACCAAAACCATG CCCACGGACCAAAGCGGACGATGATGTTTATAATTTTGGATTCATATTGTTTGAATCACTTGTTGGACCCATAGCATGCGACAAAGGTGAAACATTTTTTCTAAATGAAAag GCATCCTTTGGCAGTCAAGATGGTCGAAGAAAGATTGTGGATCCTATAGTGTTGACCACTTGCTCTCAAGAGTCATTATCAATTGCAATCTCAATAACAACTAAATGCATATCTCCAGAATCTTCATTTCGTCCCTCTTTTGAGGATGTCCTATGGAACTTACAGTATGCAGCTCAAGTCCAAGCCACAACAGATGCTGACCACAAATCAGATTAA